Proteins from one Bacteroides zhangwenhongii genomic window:
- a CDS encoding sigma-70 family RNA polymerase sigma factor: protein MSKQQATFDDFFSECYLKYREYIKNYIALRICRPYEAEDLAQDVFVRLWEYRTFVKPDTVWSLLFTIARNIVTDQIRRYYKQEDFVAYIYNKVNDSDRNTTEDVICYRELKEKHEEVVKNLPAKRRRIYELSFNHELSCPAIAGKLSLSPRTVECQLLLARKTVRGCLRNEFSQVG, encoded by the coding sequence TGAAATATCGGGAGTATATCAAAAACTATATCGCTCTTCGTATTTGCCGTCCGTATGAAGCGGAAGATTTGGCACAGGATGTTTTTGTCCGCTTGTGGGAATACAGAACGTTTGTAAAACCCGACACTGTCTGGTCTTTGCTTTTTACGATTGCCCGTAATATTGTGACTGATCAGATACGCCGTTATTATAAGCAAGAAGATTTTGTTGCTTATATATATAATAAGGTGAACGACTCTGATAGAAACACGACGGAAGATGTAATCTGTTATCGTGAATTGAAAGAAAAGCATGAGGAGGTGGTGAAAAATCTTCCTGCCAAGCGCCGCCGGATTTACGAGCTGAGCTTCAATCATGAATTGTCTTGCCCTGCCATTGCAGGAAAATTGTCTTTGTCTCCTCGTACGGTAGAGTGCCAGTTATTGTTGGCGCGTAAGACTGTACGTGGTTGTTTGCGGAATGAATTTTCCCAAGTCGGTTAA